A window of Haloarcula sp. H-GB4 contains these coding sequences:
- a CDS encoding winged helix-turn-helix domain-containing protein yields the protein MDAVGDDELLALLEDEYARAIIAELTTGPMSVSELCTACEMSDPTAYRRLDRLEAADLVAERQAVDPDGHHYKRYVATVEDVTVTFADGTYDIAVTRSSQDPADRFTDLFEGLS from the coding sequence ATGGACGCGGTCGGCGACGACGAACTGCTCGCGCTACTCGAAGACGAGTACGCGCGGGCCATCATCGCTGAACTCACTACTGGACCGATGTCTGTCTCTGAACTCTGTACGGCCTGCGAGATGTCTGATCCGACGGCGTACCGCCGCCTCGACCGACTGGAGGCCGCCGACCTCGTCGCCGAACGGCAGGCCGTCGACCCTGATGGCCACCACTACAAGCGCTACGTCGCGACCGTCGAGGACGTGACGGTCACGTTCGCCGACGGGACGTACGACATCGCTGTCACGCGGTCCTCGCAGGACCCGGCGGACCGATTCACCGACCTGTTTGAGGGGCTGTCCTGA
- a CDS encoding cold-shock protein, with protein sequence MANGKVDFFNDTGGYGFISTEDADDDVFFHMEDVGGPDLEEGEEIEFDIEQADKGPRATNVVRN encoded by the coding sequence ATGGCAAACGGTAAGGTTGATTTCTTCAACGACACAGGCGGTTACGGTTTCATCTCGACTGAGGACGCGGACGATGACGTTTTCTTCCACATGGAAGACGTTGGCGGCCCTGACCTCGAAGAAGGCGAGGAAATCGAATTCGACATTGAACAGGCCGACAAGGGCCCCCGCGCGACGAACGTCGTCCGCAACTAA
- a CDS encoding NAD-dependent epimerase/dehydratase family protein, whose product MQILVTGGAGFIGGHLAQRFAADSHDVVVLDNRDPFYDLDIKQHNVEAGRDAARNSDGSYEFIEGDVRDAELVTDLVADADYVYHQAAQAGVRPSVKNPRKYDEVNVDGTLNLLDACRDEGIERFVMASSSSVYGVPQYLPYDEQHPTTPVSPYGASKLAAERYACAYSEVYDLPAVALRYFTVYGPRMRPNMAISNFVSRCHNGEPPVIYGDGTQTRDFTYIEDVIDANMTLLHEDAADGKAVNIGSTDNIEIKTLATEIRDQIDPDLDLVYEERHDADAEHTHAATDRAEELLGYDPDHTIREGVAKFIDWYHDNRDWYEPLVRQS is encoded by the coding sequence ATGCAAATATTGGTCACAGGGGGTGCCGGGTTTATCGGCGGTCACCTGGCACAGCGGTTCGCCGCCGACAGCCACGATGTCGTCGTGCTCGACAACCGCGACCCGTTCTACGATCTGGATATCAAGCAGCATAACGTCGAAGCGGGGCGGGACGCCGCCCGGAACAGTGACGGGAGCTACGAGTTCATCGAGGGCGACGTGCGTGACGCAGAGCTGGTGACGGACCTCGTCGCCGACGCCGACTACGTCTATCATCAGGCCGCCCAGGCTGGCGTCCGACCGAGCGTCAAGAACCCACGAAAGTACGACGAGGTCAACGTCGACGGCACGCTGAACCTCCTCGACGCCTGCCGCGACGAAGGTATCGAGCGGTTCGTGATGGCCTCTTCCTCCTCCGTCTACGGCGTCCCGCAGTACCTGCCATACGACGAGCAACACCCCACGACCCCCGTCTCACCCTACGGTGCGTCGAAGCTCGCCGCCGAGCGCTACGCCTGTGCCTACAGCGAAGTGTACGACCTCCCCGCCGTCGCCCTCCGCTATTTCACCGTGTACGGCCCGCGGATGCGCCCGAACATGGCAATCTCGAATTTCGTCTCCCGGTGTCACAACGGCGAGCCGCCGGTTATCTACGGTGATGGCACGCAAACGCGAGATTTCACCTATATCGAGGACGTCATCGACGCGAACATGACGTTGCTCCACGAGGACGCCGCGGACGGCAAGGCGGTCAACATCGGGTCGACTGACAACATCGAGATCAAGACGCTCGCGACGGAGATCCGCGACCAGATCGACCCGGACCTCGATCTAGTCTACGAGGAACGCCACGACGCCGACGCCGAACACACCCACGCCGCGACCGATCGCGCCGAGGAACTTCTCGGCTACGACCCGGACCACACTATTCGGGAGGGGGTCGCGAAGTTCATCGACTGGTACCATGACAACCGTGACTGGTACGAGCCGCTCGTTCGACAGTCCTGA
- a CDS encoding CPBP family intramembrane glutamic endopeptidase, with amino-acid sequence MSPNSPEQRDSQATASVVERAASGLRWPVWNSADRRVRAPLRAVLPAVLSFLVLAALQSVVRSRFTHPIREPIEAAGIGAILVATVFVSARLLDRRSVGKYGLSLDRRWWQSFAVGGAIATVINAGALAVAVGAGWATVVGVAEGAGDLPFLPAMGVVFGYIALAAAWEEVVFRGAMLKNLAEGADELVPRWAAVGLAVLLSALVFAFLHGGKIDHPSQYGYYLLAGLVLSGAYVLTGDLALPIGFHVWYNFTQSAVFGLGHSQQTPELLAVEIVGPPRWVGEEGVVFTVFAVIGGLLILAYVRWRDGHLRIDERVTQWTPRPERET; translated from the coding sequence ATGTCACCGAATTCACCGGAGCAAAGAGACAGCCAAGCGACCGCGAGCGTGGTCGAGCGGGCCGCCTCGGGACTCCGCTGGCCGGTCTGGAACAGTGCAGACAGGAGGGTCAGAGCGCCGCTGCGCGCAGTGCTTCCGGCGGTGTTGTCGTTTCTGGTCCTCGCGGCGCTACAGTCTGTCGTTCGATCACGGTTCACACATCCGATCCGAGAACCGATCGAAGCGGCCGGGATCGGGGCGATTCTCGTCGCCACTGTGTTCGTCAGTGCTCGTCTCCTCGACCGCCGCTCCGTCGGCAAGTACGGGCTGTCACTCGACCGCCGCTGGTGGCAGTCATTCGCCGTCGGCGGCGCGATAGCAACCGTCATCAACGCCGGTGCGCTTGCCGTCGCTGTTGGTGCGGGCTGGGCCACGGTCGTCGGGGTCGCGGAGGGAGCCGGCGACCTCCCGTTCCTCCCGGCGATGGGCGTCGTCTTCGGCTACATTGCTCTCGCAGCAGCGTGGGAGGAAGTCGTCTTCCGCGGTGCGATGCTGAAGAACCTCGCCGAGGGGGCAGATGAACTGGTTCCGCGGTGGGCGGCGGTCGGGCTCGCGGTGCTCCTGAGTGCGCTCGTCTTTGCCTTCCTGCACGGCGGGAAGATCGATCACCCGAGCCAGTACGGCTACTACCTACTGGCCGGACTCGTCTTGAGCGGTGCGTACGTACTCACCGGCGACCTCGCGCTCCCGATCGGCTTTCACGTCTGGTACAACTTCACCCAGAGCGCGGTGTTCGGTCTCGGCCACTCACAACAAACCCCCGAACTGCTCGCCGTCGAAATCGTCGGTCCACCTCGATGGGTCGGCGAGGAAGGGGTCGTCTTCACTGTCTTTGCTGTCATCGGAGGGCTTCTGATATTGGCATACGTTCGCTGGCGCGACGGCCATCTCAGAATCGACGAGCGCGTGACACAGTGGACGCCAAGACCCGAACGGGAGACGTGA